The following DNA comes from Brassica oleracea var. oleracea cultivar TO1000 chromosome C5, BOL, whole genome shotgun sequence.
TCTCTATGGTTGGCTCCTTGTAGAAACACATCCAAAGGAAGGTAGAGTTGAAATTAGCTTTGTATTATAGACTTTTCAAGATTAATAATGCAGCCACACTAGAAAACCACCTTAGACTTTGACTGAAGAAGACATATCCCTTAGAGACTAAACAAGTCTTTCTAAGATTTGCTTTTGTTACAGACTTTTATACACAGAGACACTTGATGAAAACACGAAAATCAAAGCTTGTGGAGAATAAGATGAGCTCCGAACTGAGGACGAGTGGTCATGACTGTTTGAGGCGCATGAACATAAGAAGGAGAAAGTTCAAAGGAGAATCTCTGCAGAATCAAAGCCAATGCCATCTTTGCCTCCAACAGAGCAAAACTCTGACCGATGCAGATCCTCGGTCCCCATCCAAAGGGGAAGAAGGAGACCTGGTTCTTCGTTGCCTTTGAGAGCCCGTCTCTGAACCGCTCGGGGTTAAACTCCACTGCATCATCTCCCCAAAGCTCAGGGTCACGATGCACAAGTGCAGTTGGTATATAAACCTGAACTCCAGCTGGAAGAGTAAGCTCTCCTAGCTTCATTTCTTTGTTGACAGCTCTTTTAAGCTGAGCTACGGGAGGATATAGCCTCAAAACCTCATTGAAGATCATAGTCATCTGCTCAAAATCAAAAACGTCAAGTGAATTTAGTAAACTATGGATGCAGGAGAAGGTGGAAGATGTTTTTACTTACCACTTTAAGGTTGCTAAGAGAGTGTATATCTGGTTTAGTATTATTACCACCGAGTGTTTGCATCACTTCCTCTCGTGCCTTAACTTGCCAGTCTTGGTGATGGCTCAATAAAACCATAGTCCAGACCAAAAGTACTGAAGTTGTCTCTTGTCCCGCGAAATAAAACAGCTTGCACTCTTTCATCACCTCCTCTACGCTCATTCCATTTCTCTGAGACTCCTCTGAGTTTGATTCAAGCAGTATCCCCAACAAATCGTTGTTCACCGCCTCTCCAGCTTCTCTGGCCTTCTCTCTTTTGCTGATAATACCTCTCAGTATTGTATTAATCTCTCTGTCTATTGCTTTCATCCTTCTATTGCTCTTTGTTGGGTAAAACCTACACCACACAACAAATTCTCAATAAGTTTTAAGTTTATTAAGTAACGCTTGTGTGTTTATGTAACCTCAGTCCAGGGATGTAAGATTTCTTAAAAGCTTGTGCGATGAGCTCAGCTAACTCCCCTTGGAGCTGAAATATCCTCTGCCCTTCTTTATAGCTGCTTCCAAAAGCAGTATGTGAGATCACATCTGCAGTCAAATTCACAAGCCAAGGCCATACATCGACCTCACAAGGCGTTTCTTTATCCAGAACTAGCCTCTCCCATTGGCAGACAACCTCGCTGCAACAATGGTAGAACGCAGGGACCATGTTCTATAAAACCAGAAAGCAGATCGCTAAGTATCACACACTTATACAGTTTAACTTGATTCAGACAAAACACAAAACCTTGATCTTCTCGAGGTGAAAAGCAGGGTTGATGATCCTCCTGTGATTAGCCCATTTATCTCCCTTATAGCTCGCAAGCCCCCCTGCTAACAATCTGAACAAAGGGAACGTAGCAGCTTTCTCAAAGTCGTAAATCTTGTTGAAGACCTCCTTGATCTGCTCTGGATTGGTAATCATGATAGCTGGAACTGGTCCTATCCATATAAAGAAACTCCTTCCTGTTCAATCAAGTCAACCTTAAACTCTCTCTCCACAAAATCTCTCAAGATCTAAGAAGAAAGACGAGGGAGAGAAGAAGAAGCAGTACCGTGAGAGTTGAACATCTTCAAGGCAAGAGGAAGGAGACGTGGAGTGACGTCATCCGTTAGCTTGATCGGCTTAGATCTGGCCTCCATCATCATATCAACATTCCTCTTTATATCTCCGACTAGAGGCGTGTAAGGAGTTCCGGCGAGTCCCTGTCTTCTCAGGTGACTCTCCAGCATCTTGGGTCTTATCCAGACATACTTCACGATCCGCCATGCCCACAAGGAAGCAGCTGCTGCTGCAACCACCACCAAAGCTGCTGCTACTACAGAAAAAGACATCTCCAGTTCAGATCCTTTCTACTATCACTAGTGAAGATCCTTTGCCGCCAAAGGGTCTTTGTCTGTACTTGTCGTGAAAGTGGTTTCCATCTGTTCTTATCTAACCGCTATTTTTTTATTCTTAAAAAGACATCCACTAAGCAGCATGAACAGGCATGCTTTTTTTTTTTTTTTTTAAACACTGTGAACATGCATGCTTAGAGCAACATTATTACAAGACTACTGCGTCACGCACCTTTTTGTTTGTTTCGGAGCGGTTTTGTCAGGGCGTACTAAACCCACTTCCTTCATCCCACACCACCGTTCGGCTCACCTGAATGCCGAGTCTTTCTCCGCAGACTAGTTAGGGCTTGGAAAGGCGCCGGAGGAACCCAGCTTCTCCCCTAAAGGAGGAACCCCTTGTTACTGAGAGCAGAGCTAGTTGCTGTCACTCAATTCCTAGGTCTGGCACATCACTCGGCTACTTGGCTTACTTCGGTTTGCACAACCTTTCTCCTTAGGCGCATGTCTGAGCAACACAAGGCGAGGGTTTCGCTCGTTATAGGACTTAACCAAACATCTCACGACACGAGCTGACGACAGCCATGCAGCACCTGTATGAAAGTTAATTGAGTCCTTAGAATTTCTTATTAATGTTGTTATGGTGAGAACATTGTTATGGGACTTTGTTAAAAGTGATGATTATTGGTGGGACTTTAATTTGTCCTTAGCTACATAAATTATTTATTTTAGTACATAGCAACATAGACTTAATGTGTTTAGGATAAAACATATAACATTTTAAATTGTAAAAAATATGAAATAGACAAACATTTTATTCATTTCATAGAATATTACAAACATTTTTTTTATAAAAAAAACAGAAAATCATACAAACAACATAAATAAAACAAAACAAACATCAACATTTTATTCAATTCATATAAATTTAGAAATTATATGTCATTTGGAATATGTCCAAATTTAGCTCATATATATTCAATCAAATCATTTTTTAATTGTTGATGGGTTTGTCTATTCCGAAGACTTGTTCGACGATCTATTGTATTGCCGAGATGTGAAGGCATATTGACGGAAAATGAATCATCATCTTCTCTTTCTTGAAATTCAAAAGCGTTATACTGAGTGAATGATGCTCGTTCATCTTTGACAATCATATTATGGAGTATTATACAAGCTCTCATAATATTTGATATTTTGTCTTTATCCCATAACTTAGATGGATTTTTGACAACGGCAAATCTAGCTTGCAGGACTCCAAAGGCACGTTCAACATCTTTTCGAACAGCTTCTTGGGTTTTAGCAAATAATGAATTCTTCGGACCTTGTGGTAATCTGATAGATTGAATAAAAGTCGCCCATTTCGGATAAATACAATCTGTCAGATAATAAGCCATATCGTACTCCGTTCCGTTGACATTAAACTTTACTTCTGGTGCTATTCCGTTAATAATGTCATCAAAAACAGGTGATCGATCAAGAATAGTAAGATCGTTCATAGTATCTGGAGCTTCAAAAAAGGCGTGCCATATCCAGAGGTCATATGAAGCCACCGCCTCCAAGACAATTGTTGGTTTTTTGATTCCTCGTGAATACATTCCTTTCCAAGCGGTGGAACAATTCTTCCACTCCCAATGCATACAGTCGATGCTTCCAATCATCCCTGGAAATCCACGTTGTTCTCCGATATGGAGTAATCTAGCCAGATCCTCCGGTGTGGGACGCCTTAGGTATTCATCGCCAAACAGGAGGATTATTCCGGCGGTAAATTCGTGCAAACATTTTCGAGCTGTTGTTTCGACAAGTCGGACATATTCGTCAACCGTGTCAACCCCACCACCATATGCCAATTGACGAATTGCTGCGGTACATTTTTGTAGAGGTGATAGACTAGACCGTCCGAGTGCATCTTGTGTTTGATGAAAATACTCTACTTCTGCGGAGAGACGATGCACAATATGAATGAACAATGATTTATTCATTCGAACAAAGATTTATTCATTCGAAACCGTTGCCGGAATAAATTGCTTGAGTACGTCGGAGTTTCAGAAAAATAATCATTCCACAATTGATTGTGGCCTTCCTCCCGGTGTATGTCGATAAAAACACATTTTTTTCGCTCTTTTGGTTCCGGAATAGGAGCATAGTTGTTAAAAAATTCTTCAAAAGGGGTATCAAGATCAATATCATCATCATTATCTTGGTGGTAATGATAATGAGAAGATGATGCCATTTGAAATGAAAATATAAAGAGAGGGAGGATTTGTGTATTTCAAATGATAAGAGATATCTCATATATATAGCTAAAGGAGTTGTAGTTGTGATTTTGATGTAAGAAACACCCGTGATACTTATATTTTTAGAATCATTCATCTTGTGAATGTTGCTTGTTTTCTTGTTGAAGAAACATGATAAAAAAAATGGTTACTAAACTCAAAAGGGACAAAGAAGTACAAATTCTAGTTGAAGTTTAAACAACAGAAACATAAGTTTTGACAATGCTGCACCATACATAAACAACTGAAACAACGTGAGGACACTGCTGCAACATAAAGCTACTTGACCATGAGTACAATGGCTATGATCACTAATTGAAAAACCATAACCCCTACAACGAATTCATCCCTTTTTCCCAACCTAGTTTTTTTTTTACCTAATTCACCACAAATCTTCTCAAGCCTAGCGAGCTTCTGCTCAGTCTCATCATTTAACTCTTTCACCCGGTTAAAATGTGACTCGTAGTCAGTAACAAATGATAGAGAATCTATCTTTTGAGAGGATCTCGTTTGCGGCGAGAAATCGTCGGAAGAGTTTTCTCCAACTGTGTCGCCGTCGAGAGTGAATCGGGAGAGGAAAAGGCTGAAATGGATACCAAATGTCGAGACAGACCTTAGACGACTTCGACCCGTGCTAAAAAAATAC
Coding sequences within:
- the LOC106343254 gene encoding cytochrome P450 72A13-like, translated to MSFSVVAAALVVVAAAAASLWAWRIVKYVWIRPKMLESHLRRQGLAGTPYTPLVGDIKRNVDMMMEARSKPIKLTDDVTPRLLPLALKMFNSHGRSFFIWIGPVPAIMITNPEQIKEVFNKIYDFEKAATFPLFRLLAGGLASYKGDKWANHRRIINPAFHLEKIKNMVPAFYHCCSEVVCQWERLVLDKETPCEVDVWPWLVNLTADVISHTAFGSSYKEGQRIFQLQGELAELIAQAFKKSYIPGLRFYPTKSNRRMKAIDREINTILRGIISKREKAREAGEAVNNDLLGILLESNSEESQRNGMSVEEVMKECKLFYFAGQETTSVLLVWTMVLLSHHQDWQVKAREEVMQTLGGNNTKPDIHSLSNLKVMTMIFNEVLRLYPPVAQLKRAVNKEMKLGELTLPAGVQVYIPTALVHRDPELWGDDAVEFNPERFRDGLSKATKNQVSFFPFGWGPRICIGQSFALLEAKMALALILQRFSFELSPSYVHAPQTVMTTRPQFGAHLILHKL